The following proteins come from a genomic window of Canis aureus isolate CA01 chromosome 3, VMU_Caureus_v.1.0, whole genome shotgun sequence:
- the LRRC36 gene encoding leucine-rich repeat-containing protein 36 isoform X9, which yields MLRPRFLPPDDRAVRESERKAAKLHFSQLGNSENFLLEVEKSSREKTMKNCVTDESSTSKINANVDNRIETDSNKGLFIPFPNREIKDSLTSTSATQDNAIPDQKLDTFPLGTQEVARREIPSDNHQEDEFRRYSSRQSTVRSPEKMTREGYRLSFLDNKSSGSSPEKDLILKPDTYQLTHDVSLGKRLDVGDSSQIHPYQLPSDVCLENYDSHYSQNLCLHGSLGKRPQRSKNYREYSIKPSNDTKATTSHSCGDLLTSLSNPDSSTGRLLKLSSDLYATTHFNSDPALLVNAEQQLSTSVSDLTPAHGSFPNNPALGDSLRTLLLPTGTSEHRESLTKRSLSPSRRGFKRKDNILAALNPKIGFRDATGSEPLSSDLGSLHGLPGNHSPPISARTSHVATVLRQLLELVDKHWNGSGSLLLNKKFLGPARDLLLTLVVPAPSQQWCHSHPEDMSKTFRRREMELKEAGHVVPNDMESLKQKLVRVLEENLILSEKIQQLEEGAATLVVSGHQSHTYDDLLRKNQQLNMQVACLNQELAQLKKLEETVALLHESQRSLVVTNEYLLQQLNKEQKGYSGKALLPPEKSHHSGRSSPFGKSTLTSSSPVAHDTGQYLIQSVSDSVPEPSLWS from the exons atgctcaGACCACGGTTTTTGCCTCCAGATGACCGAGCTGTGcgagaaagtgagagaaaagcTGCCAAGCTGCATTTTAGTCAGTTGGGCAAcagtgaaaattttcttttagaggTGGAAAAAAG CTCTAGGGAGAAGACAATGAAAAACTGTGTGACAGACGAGAGCTCTACATCAAAAATCAATGCCAATGTTGATAACAGAATTGAAACTG ACTCAAACAAAGGACTTTTTATTCCCTTCCCTAACCGGGAAATAAAGGATTCCCTAACAAGTACTTCTGCAACCCAGGACAATGCTATACCAGATCAGAAATTAGACACTTTCCCACTGGGAACACAG GAAGTGGCAAGAAGGGAGATCCCAAGTGACAATCACCAGgaagatg AATTCAGACGCTACTCTTCTCGTCAGTCCACAGTCCGATCCCCAGAGAAGATGACTAGAGAAGGGTACCGACTGTCTTTTTTGGACAATAAGTCTTCAGGTTCTTCTCCAGAAAAGGACTTGATACTAAAACCCGATACTTATCAGCTTACCCATGATGTCTCATTGGGTAAACGTCTGGATGTGGGTGATTCTAGCCAGATCCATCCCTATCAGTTACCTTCAGATGTTTGTCTAGAAAATTATGATAGTCATTATTCTCAAAATCTATGCCTGCACGGAAGTCTTGGTAAAAGGCCTCAGAGAAGCAAGAATTACAGAGAATATAGCATAAAGCCTTCAAATGACACGAAGGCCACCACATCCCATTCCTGTGGAGACTTACTGACTTCTCTGTCAAATCCTGACTCCAGCACTGGAAGGCTTTTGAAGCTTAGTTCAG ATCTGTATGCCACAACCCATTTCAACAGTGACCCTGCTCTGCTGGTCAATGCAGAGCAACAATTATCTACCAGTGTCAGTGATTTGACACCAGCACATGGTTCTTTCCCAAACAACCCTGCCCTGGGAGACTCTCTACGGACACTGCTGTTGCCTACTGGGACCTCAGAACATAGAGAGAGTTTGACCAAGAGATCATTAAGTCCATCGAGGAGAGGATTCAAACGGAAGGACAATATACTTGCTGCCCTGAATCCAAAGATTGGTTTCAGAGATGCTACAGGGAGCGAG cctCTCTCTAGTGACCTGGGCAGTTTGCATGGTTTGCCAGGAAATCACAGTCCCCCGATTTCTGCCAGAACCTCCCATGTGGCCACTGTCCTCAGACAGCTCTTGGAGCTTGTGGATAAGCACTGGAATGGCTCTGGCTCTCTCCTCCTTAACAAGAAGTTTCTCG GTCCTGCCCGAGATTTGCTTCTGACTTTGGTAGTCCCTGCTCCTTCCCAGCAGTGGTGTCACTCACATCCTGAAGACATGTCAAAGACCTTCCGGAGAAGAGAGATGGAATTGAAGGAGGCTGGGCATGTGGTCCCCAATGACATG GAAAGCTTGAAGCAAAAACTGGTCAGAGTGCTAGAAGAAAACCTCATTTTGTCAGAAAAAATCCAACAGTTGGAGGAAGGTGCTGCCACCTTGGTGGTGAGTGGGCACCAGTCACACACTTACG ACGATCTTCTGCGCAAAAACCAGCAATTGAACATGCAAGTGGCTTGCCTGAATCAGGAACTTGCCCAGCTGAAAAAGCTGGAGGAGACAGTGGCCCTTCTCCATGAAAGTCAGAG ATCCCTGGTGGTAACTAATGAGTATTTGCTGCAGCAGCTGAATAAAGAGCAAAAAGGTTATTCTGGGAAAGCACTCTTGCCTCCTGAGAAGAGTCATCATTCGGGGAGATCATCACCCTTTGGGAAAAGCACACTGACTTCCTCCTCACCAGTAGCACATGACACGGGTCAGTATCTAATACAGAGTGTCTCAGACTCTGTTCCAGAGCCTAGTTTATGGAGCTAG
- the LRRC36 gene encoding leucine-rich repeat-containing protein 36 isoform X8, translating into MLRPRFLPPDDRAVRESERKAAKLHFSQLGNSENFLLEVEKSSREKTMKNCVTDESSTSKINANVDNRIETDSNKGLFIPFPNREIKDSLTSTSATQDNAIPDQKLDTFPLGTQEVARREIPSDNHQEDEFRRYSSRQSTVRSPEKMTREGYRLSFLDNKSSGSSPEKDLILKPDTYQLTHDVSLGKRLDVGDSSQIHPYQLPSDVCLENYDSHYSQNLCLHGSLGKRPQRSKNYREYSIKPSNDTKATTSHSCGDLLTSLSNPDSSTGRLLKLSSDLYATTHFNSDPALLVNAEQQLSTSVSDLTPAHGSFPNNPALGDSLRTLLLPTGTSEHRESLTKRSLSPSRRGFKRKDNILAALNPKIGFRDATGSEPLSSDLGSLHGLPGNHSPPISARTSHVATVLRQLLELVDKHWNGSGSLLLNKKFLGPARDLLLTLVVPAPSQQWCHSHPEDMSKTFRRREMELKEAGHVVPNDMESLKQKLVRVLEENLILSEKIQQLEEGAATLVVSGHQSHTYDDLLRKNQQLNMQVACLNQELAQLKKLEETVALLHESQRSLVVTNEYLLQQLNKEQKGYSGKALLPPEKSHHSGRSSPFGKSTLTSSSPVAHDTGSCRSCQRKRQVERLHTYLLP; encoded by the exons atgctcaGACCACGGTTTTTGCCTCCAGATGACCGAGCTGTGcgagaaagtgagagaaaagcTGCCAAGCTGCATTTTAGTCAGTTGGGCAAcagtgaaaattttcttttagaggTGGAAAAAAG CTCTAGGGAGAAGACAATGAAAAACTGTGTGACAGACGAGAGCTCTACATCAAAAATCAATGCCAATGTTGATAACAGAATTGAAACTG ACTCAAACAAAGGACTTTTTATTCCCTTCCCTAACCGGGAAATAAAGGATTCCCTAACAAGTACTTCTGCAACCCAGGACAATGCTATACCAGATCAGAAATTAGACACTTTCCCACTGGGAACACAG GAAGTGGCAAGAAGGGAGATCCCAAGTGACAATCACCAGgaagatg AATTCAGACGCTACTCTTCTCGTCAGTCCACAGTCCGATCCCCAGAGAAGATGACTAGAGAAGGGTACCGACTGTCTTTTTTGGACAATAAGTCTTCAGGTTCTTCTCCAGAAAAGGACTTGATACTAAAACCCGATACTTATCAGCTTACCCATGATGTCTCATTGGGTAAACGTCTGGATGTGGGTGATTCTAGCCAGATCCATCCCTATCAGTTACCTTCAGATGTTTGTCTAGAAAATTATGATAGTCATTATTCTCAAAATCTATGCCTGCACGGAAGTCTTGGTAAAAGGCCTCAGAGAAGCAAGAATTACAGAGAATATAGCATAAAGCCTTCAAATGACACGAAGGCCACCACATCCCATTCCTGTGGAGACTTACTGACTTCTCTGTCAAATCCTGACTCCAGCACTGGAAGGCTTTTGAAGCTTAGTTCAG ATCTGTATGCCACAACCCATTTCAACAGTGACCCTGCTCTGCTGGTCAATGCAGAGCAACAATTATCTACCAGTGTCAGTGATTTGACACCAGCACATGGTTCTTTCCCAAACAACCCTGCCCTGGGAGACTCTCTACGGACACTGCTGTTGCCTACTGGGACCTCAGAACATAGAGAGAGTTTGACCAAGAGATCATTAAGTCCATCGAGGAGAGGATTCAAACGGAAGGACAATATACTTGCTGCCCTGAATCCAAAGATTGGTTTCAGAGATGCTACAGGGAGCGAG cctCTCTCTAGTGACCTGGGCAGTTTGCATGGTTTGCCAGGAAATCACAGTCCCCCGATTTCTGCCAGAACCTCCCATGTGGCCACTGTCCTCAGACAGCTCTTGGAGCTTGTGGATAAGCACTGGAATGGCTCTGGCTCTCTCCTCCTTAACAAGAAGTTTCTCG GTCCTGCCCGAGATTTGCTTCTGACTTTGGTAGTCCCTGCTCCTTCCCAGCAGTGGTGTCACTCACATCCTGAAGACATGTCAAAGACCTTCCGGAGAAGAGAGATGGAATTGAAGGAGGCTGGGCATGTGGTCCCCAATGACATG GAAAGCTTGAAGCAAAAACTGGTCAGAGTGCTAGAAGAAAACCTCATTTTGTCAGAAAAAATCCAACAGTTGGAGGAAGGTGCTGCCACCTTGGTGGTGAGTGGGCACCAGTCACACACTTACG ACGATCTTCTGCGCAAAAACCAGCAATTGAACATGCAAGTGGCTTGCCTGAATCAGGAACTTGCCCAGCTGAAAAAGCTGGAGGAGACAGTGGCCCTTCTCCATGAAAGTCAGAG ATCCCTGGTGGTAACTAATGAGTATTTGCTGCAGCAGCTGAATAAAGAGCAAAAAGGTTATTCTGGGAAAGCACTCTTGCCTCCTGAGAAGAGTCATCATTCGGGGAGATCATCACCCTTTGGGAAAAGCACACTGACTTCCTCCTCACCAGTAGCACATGACACGG GGTCTTGTCGGTCttgtcagagaaagagacaggtgGAAAGATTACACACTTATTTGCTCCCCTGA